GTCAGCCAAGGAGGAAGTTGGGGAGAGTCTTGCACTTGTTGTAGATAATGAGAGTTCATCTACAATCAATGAAACAGGGCTTCAACTGTATCCAGTTTCTGAGTATGAATATGGTGAAGGTTTACCATATGCTCCTATGAATTGGCCAAATGTTGGTGATAAGTGGGGTTGGAGGACAGGTAGAAGAGCTACAAACTCAGGCACCTTCAAAGATAGATATTTGTATCTTCCGGAGCGTTATCAGGCACCGAAAGATGGAAAGAAAAATGCCTTCCGAAGTAAGACTTCAGTTAAAAAATATCTCCAATCTGAGTATCCTGGTATGGATATCGATCAATTCTTTGCCTCATTCAGTTGGATGATTCCTTCAAAGCAGTCGTCAAGCTCAAAAGGTTAGCTTCAACAAGGCTCTTCGGTATATATCATGTAGAGATTTATTTAGTTGTTTGCTTCAACTAAAAGAAACAGTAATAACCACATGGCTCACTGTGTATACTGAACttccaaataaatttaatatttaccGAGTTATGTGTAAGGACCGACTCTAAATCACCTCTCTATCCCCCTTGGCCTTTACATTTGTATCTTTGACCATGGACTTTGTTCCATCTCTAATCATTACGTAGAATTTTATTTGTTTCCTTTTCTGTCAAACGTGAATGTTATCATACTAGTTACAAGTTCTTGCAGTTTACCAAACAAAATGTGAAAATTTGTATAATGCTGCTAGGAGTAAACTTTGTTATGTTCTCATATTTAATGAGAGTGTTTAATATTTGTAATACTCTTTGGGAAGTATATTGAATATCCATTAATTACTAAATAGAACAATGGATGTAGATTATTATCCAATGATTGTACCTACaggtagtatatatatatattttgttaagcTTTGAGGTTGCTCATTTTACTTTAGAAATTATTAGGGAAGTCATAGATATCCATTTTTGGTCGTCGAATTGTGTATGATAGGAACCAAAATATATAGAAGTGTAAACacaattgttttttttgtaCTAAAATTATTTGGAATGGTTGTGGATAATTAGGCCAAGAGTAGACTTAAGTCAACATTTGGAGTTTGAACGCTCGAATTGGTATTTCGACGGCACCATTAGATTTAATTTCGAGTTCTACGTGAAgtcttgttttaatttttagcGATCTGGGGGAAATTTAGTGTTTTGAGTAAAAGTTATTTTATCGCTACTTAAATAGATACCGGGTCAAGGAGACTTCGTATACGTGTCCCGACGTTCATTTAGTCTGGAACGTTAAGTTTGGTCGGGTAGCATATCTAGTTTGTCTATGtgcaaattttgaattaatcaTGAGGGTTCTTAGGTGATTTTGTTGAGTCTTGGTGTATGCTgatatgatgtatatgatgcACGTTAAGTATTCTTTGCATCATGAGGCTCTTGGTCGCTGTTGCATTGGTATGTGTTCTTGTGCTTCACGATCGCATGGAGGATGTTGCAATCGCAATAGCATCTTGAGCATCGTGATTGTGTGGCCTTTTGTCACGATCGCATGGTCAACTAATTAGTTGACCAGCATTAGCCATGGCAATTGAGAGGTATGGGGTCGCAATCGCAAAGGGTAGAAGTGACCtagatagattttttttaaaaaatcggCATTCATCCTCATTTCTCCATTTTTGTACTTTGGAAGCTTGGTAGAGGCTATTTTAAAGGGACTTTTCGAGATTCTTCAATTGGATAACGAGTTTTAACTCCCTATCTTTATTACCCACTACTTacttcaagattttattacAAATATCTAGTCAGTCCACACTAATTTCtgtcattttatatttgaagTGAATTTTGTCCATGATTACACAGTCTGTGCACGTAGTCAGGGACAGAGCTTAATTGAAAAGTTACACCATATAGATagggaaaataattttttttgaatatctgTAAGTTGTTGAAGCTGCTTCGCATaaaaatttttctttgaatccccaatttttttcctttattgaGGATGGAAGACTTACATGATATTGATTTTGACTCAGATATGAAAGAGAGGACTACATCTGCAGGGACAAAAATGCAGCCTTTACTGTCTGATTCTTCCTTCAAAGCCATTACTTGTAAGGCTGGTAACCGAATCTGTAGCAGTTTAGCAGCAGAAAACCCTTTTACGGAGACCAGATTCTGTGATCTCTGTTGCAGTGAGTCTGGTTTTTGCGGAGACTGTTGCTGTATACTTTGCAGCAAGCTTATCAGTCTGGACTATGATGGGTACAGTTACATCCGCTGTGAAGCAACAGTAGTTTCTGGCCACATATGTGGACATGTTTCCCATCTAGAGTGTGCTCTACGAGCTTACATGGCTGGGAGAGTTAGAGGAAGCATCAATTTGGATGTAGAGTATCTCTGTCGATACTGTGATTCAAGGATGGATTTGGTTCCACATGCTTCGAAGCTTTTAAACATTTGCACATCCATTGCTTCTTATGCTGACATCGAGAATATTTTGAATGTTGGCATTCGTATTTTGCGTGGCTCAAAAAAAAGTATTGCAAAAGAATTGTTGCATCGTATTGAATCAATCAATGGAAAGGTATAGCGCTAATTGATTAATGGAACTTTGTTTCCTATGATGCTATTTTTTTCCAGTTTTGAGGTTTACAGATACTAGAATGGCCAATTTGATAATCATTTCAGCTTATGAAAGGAGTCAACATTCAAGATGCATTCAAACAGGAAAGTGGTGTGAATAGCACTGGTAACTTCTCTGTCTTGTCATTGTCttgtttgtatatatgtatttgaGCAAGATATTTTCAATATGTGCAAATTTAGTTATCTTACTTTAAGTATTGTCTATTTCAtgacaaaaatatatacatCTATGTCTATTTCCGTTTTTCCCATTGTCCACAAATGCCAAAAACACTTGTTGCAACTAAACTGCAATATGACAAGAAAATAAGATTTGAGAGCCTcgtaaaaagtaaaaaagaggAAATGAATAGCTTACTTAAAAAGAGTTTGGAACTTTGGTGTAATCAACCTAAAGAGAAAGGAATGGATCACTCATGGATCTCTTGTAGGGTGGTGTTTTGGTCAATTGCGTTAATAACATCTCTTGGCATAGAGAGTTCTGCCTAGCCCGCAAGGCATAGAATTGAATGTCACATCCATGATTTGTCTCACCACATTCCTATAATTCTTTTCGAATGTTAGTCAAGTTATAATTGGCCGACTGTTGATTTCTTCAAGTCGGCTACCCTAGAGTTTAGACGATtagataaaacaacatattgtATAACGATAAAGAGATAAAAGACATAGTGGACAAAGAATTCTATGCTAGTTCGGATCACGTCTATTCCAGTCCCCTTGAGTTACAAGGGTTTCCTTAGAGCTTGAATGTTTATGATTAGACAGATGGCCTTTTCTGAACTCCTTGACCAGAAAAATTCCAATTTACTTGTCAATCACATCCTCTAcacttatagttttcttttcaCTAGTAAACTATTTTGAATACAGTGATAAAAGTGTGACTATGCTTTTGATCAAGGGAAATTGCGCTATCGAAGTAGTCAAAAGATTATCTTATCCATTCAGTACCCAAACTTTATATACTACAGATAAAAACAACCTACAGTTAAACTTAACCTACTACCTGAATTCCAAAAAAATAGGGGAGTCTAAAACAGTATTAGTTAGTGTAACTAATAACTACAGTAACCAATGCTTGATACTTCTGTGATGATGATCTACTTTTATATTGCTTGCTGCTTCTTTTCCGTTGCTTGGACAGAATGGAATTGATATCAATTCTCTGATGTTCAACTAATATCTGATCTGGAATGTCACTGAGATTTATCTTAGAAGAAGAGAATTTGAGCAATCTTCTTTTTCTGATTTGCAGTGTTTTGCTCTTAATGTAACCCAAGGGATTTTCTCGCTGATATTCAAATTTGTCCGACTGTCCTGTTATTTCTTGTGGTTAGCGTGTGCTCTTTTCCCTTCGTTCAAATCTATCGTAGACAAGTCATTCTTCCTTGATTCATGCCTTCTTTTCACAGATTTTGGATGTCTCATTTTTTTTGGCGCAGATCATTTAGGATTAGTGTCATCATTAAAATATAAGATAATGAAGCTAATAGTACGTGTTATTTGTTCTCTGCCTTTAGCAATACTACTCAGATTTATCGGAGCCTATCTGTTAGTCTGATATATCCAGATAGATATTGTCGCAATTGTGGTTGTGATTCTTCTTGTTGGTCTTGATGTGCAATCATATTTTCTATTCATAgaatatgtctatatgttgTGTCTTTCGTATTTTGTGGAAGTCTGGTTTAATACTCAATTTGCTATTATTAACGAATCTTGTGGCATTTCATACCCTACTCTATTTCTAATGTCATGTAGGATTCTTTTAATCCTTCAAATTTTGGACAATGGTTTTCATGAAGttaatttctagatttttcaGCTAACTCTGGTACCTCGCAAGATCAAAATCTCAGTCAGAAGCAAAAGACACTGAATGATTTCAATATCCCTGAAAACATTGATCGCAAAGTTACTATGCTAATTAATTGAAGGTAACAAGTAGTAAGTGAGAAGAGCAAGTTATTCCGGACACCATTGTCATAAAAATGATTTGGTAGATTGCTACTGGTACATTTATGCATTATGAGAATATTCTCAAACAGAAAGAGCCCAAGTTTGTTAATTATTTGGCTATATACCTTGTTGTTTAAGTAAACATACATATGTTTGTTACAATTGGCAAGGAATTGTTGTTTTGCATATGCACTATTTCCAACAACTTTGAACATGTGGTGTTCAAAGTTAGTCTcgacaaagtgtaactttatacaATGTTTGATGTTTTTTGTGGCTAAAGTTCAGGTAAATCGTATATATGGTTGAAGTATTTTTGTGTGAGAAAGCATATACTCTGATGTACTAGTAGTTTGTTTAATTGATTCATAAAATGTGAAAATGTTAACTATTGTACAAGAACAAGTTCAGCGTCTCTCCAAACACCTCTAGATCCATTACCAAACTCTTCACGGCCTTGGTCATCCTTGGGCACCATCACTATCAGCTCTCCATCCACAAATACCACAGCGGCCAGCTCCGGCATAGTCGAAGCAGTCAATCTATACCTCCAATATGTATCCACATTCAATTCATGCTTATCCTCACCATGTGCATTTCCCTTTCTCACAACAATCTTCCGTGACCCTGCAGGATGAATCTCTAATGGCAGTGTTCTCACTTGTCCATCCCCAGCTCCTTCTAGTTCGATTTTTGCCATGAAACGGAAGAATCCTTCCTTCTCTTCCACCGCCACATCTGCATTAGAACGGAACGACAATTCCAGAAAGTAGTTAAATATGAGAGGAAGTCTCCAGAGTTTCTTCATTGCGGAATCATGAATGTGTTGTTGCCGTTCTGAAAATTAGAATGAATTCTACCAATTGTTGGGGGTTGAATTGAAACgataagaagatgaagaagacaAATGTTGAAAAGGTTCAAAATTCGAATAGCGCAATTTGGGATTCTATTAACCCCTGAAAGAACGATTGATAATTGCATTAGATTTTTTGCCTGCAAAACACATTACGCAtatactaaattaatattagtTAGTAGAGCATCTTGTATTTATCTCGAATTGAACTGATCTATCATTAATTAGATATTAActtaggataaaaataaataattaccaAAATTTTTTGATAACTAAGTATTTGAAAGGGCATATAATTATTGGAGTGATGTAAGTACTtgacataaattaaaaatccaTTACATTTCTTGGATTCTTTAtagatttttttctaaataaaaaacgAATAGATTGCTCTTTTATTGTTTTCGCAAATAAGTCAATCAATCGAGAACGAGGAAATTTCCTATTTAAATTGcaacaatatatttatattagttcATATCAAATACTGCCAATTTTCAAAGAATGTAGCATTTTTAGTATTATAATTTAGaaggaaggaaaaaaattgaCGAAAACCTTCATTTGGTTTGAATAGcacgattttttttttaatttttttttatgtgcaTAGTTGGTTTTGTCATTCCTTTTAACACCACATCAGTTCGTTAGGTGACTTTTTCGTATCTCTgatctttttataattttttgatgtaGTGTTGTTGCTTCATTtgtaattctatttattttatatgagcATGGGTACATCTTGTAACGAAAATATATTTGTGaagttattataatttttgttgcCTCTCATTACGCATATGCTTTTATGACTAtactcttattttatttttccttttatattattATCTAAATAGATCAAAACTTTGTGAATACTCCAATAGGCCAAATTCATCTCAATTTAGCCTGTTCAAGAAGTAAAATCTAAATAGTAGTAACCTGCAAAATTCCTTCATGCTTACTTTctggattcttttgtatatttctttttttgtctCTATGATTTAGGGTTCTTCTAATCTAGTAAAAGACAGTTTCTTGTAATCAAGTTCCCAACATAGTTTTTGGTGAATATAAAGTGAaaagataacaataattatttacCTAAAGAAGAAGGTCATAAATATACGGGCTATCTTCTTACGGATCAATATTAGATTTAAGGAGagaaatatgtatatattactattaacataaattttatgaatttaccATATTGTGTATGGAGCATTGTTTCTATTATGTGAGTTTCTAACCACCTAAATCACCCACAGAAGAATCTTCTCGAGTTAGAGCTATNNNNNNNNNNNNNNNNNNNNNNNNNNNNNNNNNNNNNNNNNNNNNNNNNNNNNNNNNNNNNNNNNNNNNNNNNNNNNNNNNNNNNNNNNNNNNNNNNNNNNNNNNNNNNNNNNNNNNN
The nucleotide sequence above comes from Solanum pennellii chromosome 9, SPENNV200. Encoded proteins:
- the LOC107030339 gene encoding OBERON-like protein yields the protein MSAKEEVGESLALVVDNESSSTINETGLQLYPVSEYEYGEGLPYAPMNWPNVGDKWGWRTGRRATNSGTFKDRYLYLPERYQAPKDGKKNAFRSKTSVKKYLQSEYPGMDIDQFFASFSWMIPSKQSSSSKDLHDIDFDSDMKERTTSAGTKMQPLLSDSSFKAITCKAGNRICSSLAAENPFTETRFCDLCCSESGFCGDCCCILCSKLISLDYDGYSYIRCEATVVSGHICGHVSHLECALRAYMAGRVRGSINLDVEYLCRYCDSRMDLVPHASKLLNICTSIASYADIENILNVGIRILRGSKKSIAKELLHRIESINGKLMKGVNIQDAFKQESGVNSTDFSANSGTSQDQNLSQKQKTLNDFNIPENIDRKIATGTFMHYENILKQKEPKFVNYLAIYLVV